In the genome of Nocardia sp. NBC_00416, one region contains:
- a CDS encoding sacsin N-terminal ATP-binding-like domain-containing protein yields the protein MLAAWRDSPTRLREDTATEADLVRAGYRDRLLTELAQNAADAAVKAGVPGRITVRCAGRTLSVANTGAPLDVSGVHALTALRASGKSGGGGETGRFGVGFTAVLTVSEDIEFRSTSGSLRFSRQLTAAALTTAGVVVPETGTEYAPPILRLAWPTAALPCAGADTEIVLTLRDGIDPAALLESMRSEAADLLLELPALREVRIEDHTVRSETRESGLPGVSELWIRGAGTEQLWWQFRAARARWLVPVRDGVAVPAGPDVLRAPTRSDEELSLPAVLVADIAMQPDRRRVLPGARLAELAAGYADFARALPPRSRLVLVPAPGFARSETDGLLREALLRELRNAPWLPVVAPPADDTSGVAGTAALDRVAVPTRASVFPDLTPELADLLGGVLDPLVSPDLSGARFAEALAVLEVHRLGPARLAELSGGLDRSPSWWFALYSALEPFVVDHLVVEELGALAVPTADGRLVTGPRTVVLDDELAALPAEVPVHWARLVHPAAAHPLLARLGAQRASAPDLLSDPALQAELTEHPDDPETIEAVLRLAALADSAELPPWLGMLELPEGTGGVRPADELLLPDAPLIELLVPDSPFGVVAEETVAEYGAAALRAIGVGWDFGLVAESDPTGPDHDLDEEETWWAGLSDDPAEMVAVRDLDLVDDAAWPEALWRLLSTQRTRPLLGDTAGYTAWWLRRYARIDGIALGGYRHPADTDFAGLLPELPITGLSRADLDALRGCLADGAAMDLALTEALLEALADSGKTPAPETVSLVHARLGAAVPRLDLTALDPPDRVRALSGAVIDAGDALVLDQPWFGLAVPPDRLVVADPATARDLAVLLDLPLVSEQVDAQVQGDGEETGWADEPLGVVVRRLFALPPQDGPLIVHDELRVRLTGAVTRTITVPWWRDGATTHILRPGRPD from the coding sequence GTGCTGGCGGCGTGGCGGGATTCGCCGACCCGGTTGCGTGAGGACACGGCGACCGAGGCGGATCTGGTGCGGGCCGGCTACCGCGATCGGCTGCTGACCGAATTGGCGCAGAACGCCGCGGACGCGGCGGTGAAGGCCGGGGTGCCGGGACGGATCACCGTGCGGTGTGCGGGCCGGACCTTGTCGGTGGCCAATACCGGGGCGCCACTGGATGTTTCCGGGGTGCACGCACTGACCGCCCTGCGCGCGTCCGGAAAATCCGGAGGCGGCGGCGAAACCGGGCGGTTCGGCGTCGGGTTCACCGCGGTGCTGACCGTGAGCGAAGATATCGAGTTCCGTTCGACCAGCGGGTCTCTGCGTTTCTCCCGGCAACTCACGGCGGCGGCGCTGACCACGGCCGGGGTGGTAGTTCCCGAGACCGGGACCGAGTACGCCCCGCCGATACTGCGACTGGCCTGGCCGACCGCCGCGCTGCCGTGCGCCGGTGCGGACACCGAGATCGTGCTCACGCTGCGCGACGGGATCGACCCGGCGGCGCTGCTGGAATCCATGCGGTCCGAGGCGGCCGATCTGCTGCTGGAGCTGCCGGCCCTGCGTGAGGTCCGGATCGAGGACCATACGGTGCGCTCCGAGACCCGGGAGTCGGGGCTTCCCGGGGTGAGTGAGCTGTGGATCCGTGGCGCCGGAACCGAGCAGTTGTGGTGGCAGTTCCGGGCCGCGCGGGCGCGCTGGCTTGTCCCGGTACGGGACGGCGTCGCGGTGCCCGCCGGACCGGATGTGCTGCGCGCGCCGACCCGCTCGGACGAGGAATTGTCCCTGCCGGCGGTCCTCGTCGCCGATATCGCGATGCAACCGGATCGCCGCCGCGTGCTACCCGGGGCCCGGCTCGCCGAACTGGCGGCCGGATACGCCGATTTCGCCCGGGCGCTGCCCCCGCGGTCGCGCCTGGTGCTCGTCCCGGCTCCGGGGTTCGCGCGCAGTGAGACCGACGGCCTGCTGCGGGAGGCGCTGCTGCGTGAACTACGGAACGCCCCGTGGCTGCCGGTGGTCGCCCCGCCCGCGGACGACACCTCCGGAGTCGCCGGAACGGCGGCTCTCGACCGGGTCGCGGTGCCCACCCGGGCGAGCGTTTTCCCCGACCTCACTCCCGAACTGGCCGATCTGCTGGGCGGCGTACTCGATCCGCTGGTGTCACCGGATCTGTCCGGGGCGCGGTTCGCCGAGGCGCTGGCGGTCCTGGAGGTCCACCGGCTCGGACCGGCGCGGCTGGCCGAGTTGTCCGGCGGTCTGGATCGGTCGCCGTCGTGGTGGTTCGCTCTGTATTCCGCGCTGGAACCGTTCGTCGTCGACCATCTGGTGGTCGAAGAGCTCGGCGCCCTGGCGGTACCGACGGCCGACGGGCGACTGGTGACCGGCCCGCGCACGGTGGTGCTGGACGACGAACTCGCGGCCCTGCCCGCGGAGGTGCCCGTGCACTGGGCGCGGCTGGTGCACCCCGCGGCGGCGCATCCGTTGCTGGCCCGGCTCGGCGCGCAGCGGGCGAGTGCGCCGGACCTGCTGTCGGATCCCGCGCTACAGGCCGAACTGACCGAACACCCGGACGATCCGGAGACGATCGAGGCGGTCCTGCGGCTGGCGGCGCTGGCCGATTCGGCCGAACTGCCGCCCTGGCTCGGCATGCTCGAACTACCGGAGGGCACCGGCGGCGTGCGGCCGGCGGACGAACTGCTCCTCCCCGACGCTCCGCTGATCGAACTACTGGTTCCGGATTCGCCGTTCGGGGTCGTCGCCGAGGAGACGGTGGCCGAGTACGGGGCCGCGGCCCTGCGGGCGATCGGGGTCGGCTGGGATTTCGGACTGGTGGCCGAAAGCGACCCCACCGGTCCCGACCATGATCTCGACGAGGAGGAAACCTGGTGGGCCGGGCTTTCCGACGACCCCGCGGAGATGGTCGCGGTACGCGATCTGGACCTGGTGGACGACGCGGCCTGGCCGGAGGCGCTGTGGCGGTTGCTGTCCACGCAACGGACCCGGCCGCTGCTCGGTGACACGGCCGGCTACACCGCGTGGTGGCTGCGCCGATACGCGCGGATCGACGGTATCGCGCTGGGCGGCTACCGGCACCCGGCGGACACCGATTTCGCCGGGCTGCTGCCGGAACTTCCGATCACCGGTTTGTCCCGCGCCGATCTCGACGCGTTGCGCGGCTGTCTGGCCGACGGCGCCGCAATGGATCTCGCGCTCACCGAAGCTCTCCTGGAAGCTCTGGCCGACAGCGGGAAGACCCCGGCACCCGAAACGGTCTCGCTGGTGCACGCCCGGCTGGGTGCGGCCGTCCCGCGGCTGGACCTCACCGCGCTCGACCCGCCGGACCGGGTGCGGGCACTATCCGGTGCGGTGATCGATGCCGGGGACGCGCTGGTGCTGGATCAGCCCTGGTTCGGCCTGGCCGTGCCACCGGATCGGCTGGTGGTCGCGGATCCGGCGACCGCGCGCGATCTGGCCGTACTGCTGGATCTTCCGCTGGTTTCCGAACAGGTCGACGCGCAGGTCCAAGGCGACGGGGAAGAAACCGGCTGGGCGGACGAGCCGCTGGGCGTGGTGGTCCGCCGGTTGTTCGCATTGCCTCCGCAGGACGGTCCGCTGATCGTGCACGACGAGCTGCGCGTCCGGCTGACGGGTGCGGTCACGCGCACGATCACCGTCCCCTGGTGGCGCGACGGCGCCACGACCCATATTCTGCGGCCGGGCCGCCCCGACTGA
- a CDS encoding TetR/AcrR family transcriptional regulator produces the protein MSTRLSVEERRAHLIEAAIGLAEKKGVAGVTTRDVAQAAGVSLGVVHYCFENKDALMTELVKALSMELRDSVDANESVWQEAGSGNTALRDLLRSGLELMWLNIEATPERQLLTYETTTYALREGEQTPAKLAIAREQYSFNDSTVADILDHARDATGSTWKVPVHQLSRFTLSVIDGIVLRWLVDNDSESVRTQLDLLAHALAGHAE, from the coding sequence GTGTCCACCCGATTGAGCGTCGAAGAACGACGGGCCCACCTTATCGAGGCCGCGATCGGCCTTGCCGAGAAAAAGGGAGTCGCGGGGGTGACCACCCGCGATGTCGCCCAAGCCGCGGGCGTCTCACTAGGCGTGGTGCACTACTGCTTCGAGAACAAGGACGCGCTGATGACCGAGTTGGTCAAGGCGCTATCGATGGAGCTGCGCGATTCGGTGGACGCCAACGAATCGGTCTGGCAGGAAGCGGGCAGCGGCAATACGGCTCTGCGCGATCTGCTGCGCTCCGGGCTGGAACTGATGTGGCTGAACATCGAGGCCACCCCCGAACGCCAGCTGCTCACCTACGAGACCACCACCTACGCGCTGCGCGAAGGCGAACAGACCCCCGCCAAACTGGCGATCGCCCGGGAGCAGTACAGCTTCAACGATTCCACGGTCGCCGATATCCTCGATCACGCCCGCGACGCCACCGGCAGCACCTGGAAGGTGCCGGTGCATCAGCTTTCCCGGTTCACGCTCAGCGTGATCGACGGCATCGTACTGCGCTGGCTGGTCGACAACGACAGCGAAAGCGTTCGGACACAACTGGATCTGCTCGCCCACGCGCTGGCCGGACACGCGGAGTAG
- a CDS encoding DUF2530 domain-containing protein, whose product MNAQLPQFPARLTDPRPVLAVGCALFAVATAVVWLSGHRWESARPICLMGLAVGLLGYLIFAVQRRGARRGDKGAQTGL is encoded by the coding sequence ATGAACGCGCAGCTCCCGCAGTTCCCGGCACGGCTGACCGACCCTCGTCCGGTCCTGGCCGTCGGCTGCGCGCTGTTCGCCGTCGCCACCGCCGTGGTCTGGCTCAGCGGGCATCGCTGGGAATCCGCGCGCCCGATCTGCCTGATGGGTCTGGCGGTCGGCCTGCTCGGTTACCTGATCTTCGCCGTGCAGCGCCGCGGCGCGCGCCGCGGCGATAAGGGCGCCCAGACCGGACTGTGA
- a CDS encoding MarR family winged helix-turn-helix transcriptional regulator, which yields MVHIVNTHSDVRALASDLSLAVVRLTRHLRGRRGESQISLTQLSVLATLGNEGAMTPGALAAKERVQPPSMTRVIASLTDLGLVARNPHPTDGRQIIVSLSPAGHALLADERSAREAWMSAQLAGLAPDQLEVLERAVAIMNQVVADSE from the coding sequence ATGGTTCACATTGTGAATACCCACTCGGATGTGCGGGCGTTGGCCAGCGACCTCTCGCTGGCGGTGGTGCGCTTGACGCGGCATCTGCGGGGGCGGCGCGGGGAATCGCAGATATCGCTCACCCAGCTCTCGGTCCTGGCCACGCTGGGCAACGAGGGCGCGATGACGCCCGGTGCGCTGGCGGCCAAAGAGCGGGTGCAGCCCCCGTCGATGACCCGGGTGATCGCCTCGCTCACCGATCTCGGTCTGGTGGCGCGTAATCCGCATCCGACCGACGGCCGGCAGATCATCGTTTCGCTGTCCCCGGCAGGTCACGCACTGCTGGCCGACGAGCGCAGCGCGCGGGAAGCCTGGATGAGCGCACAGCTCGCGGGCCTGGCGCCCGACCAGCTCGAGGTGCTCGAGCGTGCGGTGGCCATCATGAACCAGGTCGTCGCCGACTCGGAGTGA
- a CDS encoding YccF domain-containing protein, protein MKPIQLLLNILWLIFAGFWMALGYFVAALICFVLIITIPFGIAALRNGVYMLWPFGRTTVEKPGAGAGALLGNIIWFVVAGWWLALGHLGTSIVLACTIIGIPFAWANLKLIPLALFPLGREIVDSDQPFAASYR, encoded by the coding sequence ATGAAGCCGATCCAGCTCTTGCTCAATATCCTGTGGCTGATCTTCGCAGGGTTCTGGATGGCGCTGGGATATTTCGTAGCCGCGCTGATCTGCTTCGTTCTCATCATCACGATCCCGTTCGGGATCGCCGCGCTGCGCAACGGTGTCTACATGCTGTGGCCGTTCGGCCGCACCACCGTCGAGAAGCCGGGCGCCGGCGCCGGCGCGCTGCTGGGCAACATCATCTGGTTCGTGGTGGCGGGCTGGTGGCTGGCATTGGGTCATCTCGGCACCAGCATCGTGCTGGCCTGCACGATCATCGGGATCCCGTTCGCGTGGGCCAATCTCAAACTGATCCCGCTCGCGCTCTTCCCGCTGGGTCGCGAAATCGTGGACAGCGACCAACCTTTCGCGGCGAGCTACCGCTGA
- a CDS encoding TrmH family RNA methyltransferase: MGAVAVVLEVDSVGDPRVDDFRDLKAADRRPDRPGGKGLVIAEGTVVVRRMLDSPFRPHALLGVDKRWRELAPELGGLDIPFYRASAEVMAEVVGFHLNRGVLAVAYRPPERDFDEVVAHAATVAVLEGVNDHENLGAMFRNAAGLGVDAVLFGDRCADPLYRRSVRVSMGHVLRVPFARVPEWPAGLDRLRRRGFQVIALSPDPAAPTLAAALTGDRVALLLGAEGPGLTEETMAAADVRARIPMSAGTDSLNVATAAAMAFYERVRAS, encoded by the coding sequence ATGGGCGCCGTGGCCGTGGTGCTCGAAGTGGACAGTGTCGGTGATCCGCGGGTCGACGATTTCCGGGATCTGAAGGCGGCGGACCGCAGACCCGACCGTCCCGGCGGGAAGGGTCTGGTCATCGCGGAGGGAACCGTGGTGGTGCGCCGGATGCTGGATTCGCCGTTCCGCCCGCACGCCCTGCTCGGGGTGGACAAGCGGTGGCGGGAACTCGCCCCCGAGCTCGGCGGCCTGGACATCCCGTTCTACCGGGCCTCGGCCGAGGTGATGGCCGAGGTCGTCGGTTTCCACTTGAACCGCGGTGTGCTGGCGGTGGCGTACCGCCCACCCGAACGTGATTTCGACGAGGTCGTCGCGCACGCCGCGACGGTGGCGGTCCTCGAGGGGGTCAACGATCACGAGAACCTGGGGGCGATGTTCCGCAACGCGGCCGGTCTGGGGGTCGACGCGGTGCTCTTCGGCGACCGCTGCGCCGATCCGCTGTACCGTCGGTCCGTGCGGGTTTCGATGGGTCATGTGCTGCGGGTGCCGTTCGCCCGGGTGCCGGAGTGGCCGGCCGGGCTCGACCGTTTGCGGCGGCGCGGTTTCCAGGTGATCGCCCTGAGTCCCGATCCCGCGGCGCCCACGCTGGCCGCCGCGCTGACCGGTGACCGGGTCGCCCTGCTGCTCGGCGCCGAAGGGCCAGGCCTCACCGAGGAGACCATGGCCGCGGCGGATGTGCGGGCGCGGATCCCGATGTCGGCGGGCACCGATTCGCTGAATGTGGCGACCGCCGCGGCGATGGCCTTCTACGAACGGGTGCGGGCGTCGTGA
- a CDS encoding DUF2537 domain-containing protein, giving the protein MTPALDRSGSGRTSCPPAEPTPWAAGITVAALVAALTTVGVYAFGAALTQVHPLLSLAVNLVAVGGVAPTVWRWRTRPVTRWVLAGASAGVVLAWIGLLFTA; this is encoded by the coding sequence GTGACCCCGGCACTGGACCGGTCCGGTTCCGGCAGGACATCCTGCCCGCCCGCCGAGCCCACACCGTGGGCGGCGGGCATCACCGTAGCGGCTCTGGTAGCGGCGCTCACCACGGTCGGCGTCTACGCGTTCGGGGCCGCGCTGACCCAGGTCCACCCGCTGCTGTCGCTGGCGGTGAACCTCGTCGCGGTGGGAGGTGTCGCGCCGACGGTATGGCGCTGGCGTACCCGTCCGGTGACCCGCTGGGTGCTCGCCGGGGCGAGTGCCGGGGTGGTACTCGCCTGGATCGGGTTGCTGTTCACCGCGTGA
- a CDS encoding DUF6928 family protein, with the protein MLSKVSSVWYVDTPDPLAVLRADPDPDPAAAYALARQLHPDLEVEPTVARTLGDVEGPESDELYIGCFPGLTLLCSSYAARVQPTAIPDLLVRPLAEEHTYLVAFDLEYGWGSFAHWERGELRRAFSSTRLNILQDQGLPHPWERPHWAGEHPILWRVGELADPLVLPFDPPGFADTANREWVGFQYFPEAVAAASDTAELDGFGEETRPITPKDIRVCGFRLYPSGHADEDSAPPPPPNRVAHERKGLLSWLRGHDTTALSAEL; encoded by the coding sequence ATGCTGTCCAAGGTTTCATCGGTGTGGTACGTCGATACCCCCGACCCGCTCGCTGTCCTGCGCGCCGATCCCGACCCGGATCCGGCCGCGGCCTACGCGCTGGCCAGGCAACTCCATCCGGACCTCGAGGTGGAGCCGACGGTCGCCCGCACGCTCGGCGATGTCGAAGGCCCGGAATCCGATGAGCTCTATATCGGCTGTTTCCCCGGACTCACCCTGCTGTGCAGTTCCTACGCGGCGCGGGTCCAGCCGACCGCCATCCCGGATCTGCTGGTGCGGCCGCTCGCCGAAGAGCACACCTATCTGGTGGCCTTCGATCTCGAATACGGCTGGGGTTCGTTCGCGCACTGGGAACGCGGCGAACTGCGCCGGGCGTTCAGTTCCACCCGGCTGAACATTCTGCAGGATCAGGGTCTGCCACATCCCTGGGAGCGGCCGCACTGGGCGGGTGAGCATCCGATTCTGTGGCGCGTCGGCGAACTGGCGGATCCACTGGTCCTGCCTTTCGACCCGCCGGGTTTCGCGGATACGGCCAATCGGGAATGGGTGGGTTTCCAGTACTTCCCGGAAGCCGTGGCCGCCGCGAGCGATACGGCGGAACTGGACGGCTTCGGCGAGGAGACGCGCCCGATCACACCGAAGGACATCCGGGTCTGTGGTTTCCGGCTGTATCCCAGCGGGCATGCCGACGAGGATTCGGCGCCGCCGCCACCGCCGAACCGGGTCGCACACGAGCGCAAAGGTCTGCTGTCCTGGCTGCGCGGCCACGACACGACCGCCCTGAGCGCCGAACTCTAG
- the sepH gene encoding septation protein SepH codes for MRELRVIGVTPDSAHIVCVDTESGQKFRLPADDKLRAAARGDLARFGQIEIEMEATMRPRDIQARIRAGASVEQVTQESGMPTSRVERFAYPVLLERARAAELAQKAHPIRPDGPAVEILIDVVTAAFTARGHTLDNAEWDAWKDEKGFWVAQLQWQNGRSEIAAHWRYQPDAHGGSVSPLDDPATDLIDPDFGRALRGLASILPVESEAPAAPEPVAEPRREPARPAAVDDYYGQHAIAAGGTTPLPATPTPLSPGGSRPNGAAALPPGAATASAPAETYRPPAETYRPPAETYRPPAETYRPPAETYRPPVETHPVAPEPARPPVAHPAPAAAQTPTAPQPQEPAQVPEVPPTPAESGAAVPQVAVPQAVPAAAEPAPAAVAPPEPAPAAAPIAAQAQHDQPRAVTAEAAAPVGETAPEAAAAPAESPAAPIVAAPVAPPAPAEAETPAEQPAAQPEAEAPEPATAPAAKPAAKKAPAKATKSTGRTKRGKAPMPSWEDVLLGVRSSGN; via the coding sequence GTGCGTGAACTTCGAGTGATCGGGGTGACGCCCGACTCCGCTCATATCGTGTGCGTCGACACTGAAAGTGGCCAGAAATTCCGGCTTCCCGCCGACGACAAACTCCGTGCCGCGGCCCGCGGCGACCTTGCCCGATTCGGCCAGATCGAGATCGAAATGGAAGCAACTATGCGTCCTCGCGATATCCAGGCTCGAATCCGCGCCGGCGCGTCCGTGGAACAGGTGACGCAAGAATCCGGTATGCCGACGAGCCGCGTGGAGCGGTTCGCCTATCCGGTGCTCCTGGAACGGGCGCGCGCCGCCGAACTGGCGCAGAAAGCGCATCCGATCCGGCCGGACGGCCCGGCCGTCGAGATCCTGATCGATGTGGTGACCGCCGCCTTCACCGCGCGCGGCCATACCCTCGACAATGCCGAATGGGATGCCTGGAAGGACGAGAAGGGCTTCTGGGTCGCCCAATTGCAGTGGCAGAACGGCCGTTCGGAGATCGCCGCGCACTGGCGTTACCAGCCGGACGCGCACGGCGGCAGCGTATCCCCGCTCGACGACCCCGCCACCGATCTCATCGATCCCGATTTCGGACGCGCGCTACGCGGACTCGCTTCGATCCTGCCGGTCGAATCGGAAGCCCCGGCCGCCCCCGAGCCGGTGGCCGAACCCCGGCGTGAACCCGCCCGGCCGGCCGCGGTGGACGACTACTACGGCCAGCACGCGATCGCCGCCGGCGGCACGACACCGCTGCCCGCCACCCCTACTCCACTCTCCCCCGGCGGCAGCCGACCCAACGGCGCCGCCGCGCTGCCCCCGGGGGCAGCTACGGCGAGCGCCCCTGCCGAGACCTACCGGCCGCCGGCGGAAACCTACCGCCCCCCTGCCGAGACCTACCGGCCGCCGGCGGAAACCTACCGCCCCCCTGCGGAAACCTACCGGCCGCCGGTCGAAACCCATCCGGTCGCACCGGAACCGGCTCGGCCGCCGGTCGCCCACCCAGCTCCCGCTGCCGCGCAGACACCCACCGCGCCGCAGCCCCAGGAACCCGCCCAGGTGCCGGAAGTGCCGCCCACCCCTGCCGAATCCGGCGCGGCGGTTCCGCAGGTCGCGGTTCCGCAGGCCGTACCCGCTGCGGCCGAACCCGCTCCGGCCGCGGTAGCCCCGCCCGAGCCTGCTCCCGCAGCGGCGCCGATCGCGGCCCAGGCTCAGCACGACCAGCCCCGGGCCGTCACCGCCGAGGCCGCCGCGCCAGTTGGTGAGACCGCGCCCGAAGCTGCCGCGGCACCGGCCGAATCCCCTGCCGCGCCGATCGTCGCCGCGCCCGTGGCCCCTCCGGCCCCGGCGGAGGCCGAGACCCCCGCGGAACAGCCCGCCGCGCAACCGGAAGCCGAGGCTCCCGAGCCCGCCACCGCGCCCGCGGCGAAGCCGGCGGCCAAGAAGGCACCGGCGAAAGCCACGAAATCGACCGGCCGGACCAAGCGCGGCAAGGCGCCGATGCCTTCCTGGGAAGACGTGCTGCTCGGTGTCCGGAGTTCGGGTAACTGA
- the serC gene encoding phosphoserine transaminase, with protein sequence MTSTFPTIPEDLKPADGRFGCGPSKVRPEQLQSLVEVGASVFGTSHRQKPVKDVVARVRSGLRDLFALPEGYEVILGNGGTTAFWDAAAFGLVRERSLHLTYGEFSAKFASVTKKNPFLGDPIVISADPGSAPEPAADPAADLIAWAHNETSTGVAVPVQRPLGSDGSLVAIDATSGAGGLPVNITDADVYYFAPQKCFAADGGLWIALMSPAALARVQEIKDSGRWTPDFLSLPIAIENSLKDQTYNTPALATLLLFADQIEWLNRNGGLDWAVKRTLDSSSRLYSWAEASEFATPFVTDPAHRSQVVGTIDFADSVDAAAVAKTLRANGIVDTEPYRKLGRNQLRVGMFPAIDPEDVGQLTRCIDWVVGNLG encoded by the coding sequence ATGACCAGTACGTTCCCGACCATTCCTGAAGACCTCAAGCCCGCCGACGGTCGTTTCGGCTGCGGCCCGTCCAAGGTTCGCCCGGAGCAGCTGCAGTCCCTGGTGGAGGTGGGCGCCTCGGTGTTCGGCACCAGCCACCGGCAGAAACCGGTCAAGGACGTGGTGGCCCGGGTGCGGTCCGGGTTACGGGACCTGTTCGCCCTGCCCGAGGGTTACGAGGTGATCCTCGGTAACGGCGGCACCACCGCCTTCTGGGATGCCGCCGCGTTCGGCCTGGTCCGCGAACGCTCGTTGCACCTCACCTACGGCGAGTTCAGCGCCAAGTTCGCCAGTGTCACCAAGAAGAACCCGTTCCTCGGCGACCCGATCGTCATCTCCGCCGACCCGGGCAGCGCGCCGGAACCGGCCGCCGATCCGGCTGCCGACCTGATCGCCTGGGCACACAACGAGACCTCCACCGGTGTCGCCGTGCCCGTGCAGCGGCCGCTGGGATCGGACGGTTCGCTCGTCGCCATCGACGCCACCTCGGGCGCGGGCGGGCTGCCGGTGAACATCACCGACGCCGATGTCTACTACTTCGCTCCGCAGAAGTGCTTCGCCGCCGACGGCGGACTGTGGATCGCGCTCATGAGTCCGGCCGCGCTGGCCCGGGTGCAGGAGATCAAGGATTCGGGTCGCTGGACCCCGGACTTCCTGTCGCTGCCCATCGCCATCGAGAACAGCCTCAAGGACCAGACCTACAACACTCCGGCACTGGCCACACTGCTGCTGTTCGCCGACCAGATCGAGTGGCTGAACCGCAACGGCGGCCTGGACTGGGCGGTCAAGCGCACGCTGGATTCGTCGTCCCGGCTGTACTCGTGGGCCGAGGCCAGCGAATTCGCCACCCCGTTCGTCACCGATCCGGCACACCGTTCCCAGGTGGTCGGCACCATCGACTTCGCCGATTCGGTGGACGCCGCCGCGGTGGCCAAGACTCTGCGAGCCAACGGGATCGTCGATACCGAGCCCTACCGCAAACTGGGGCGCAATCAACTGCGGGTCGGAATGTTCCCCGCGATCGATCCCGAGGATGTCGGTCAGCTGACCCGCTGCATCGACTGGGTGGTCGGCAACCTCGGCTGA
- a CDS encoding citrate synthase 2 — MTTNSAVSAVPDDFVSGLEGVVAFTTEIAEPDKDGGALRYRGVDIEDLVRNRVTFGDVWALLVDGEFGHGLPPAEPFPLPVHTGDVRVDVQAGLAMLAPIWGYQPLLDIDNPTARENLARASVMALSYVAQSARGIYQPAVPQRRIDECTTVTERFMTRWKGDPDPRHTEAIDAYWVSAAEHGMNASTFTSRVIASTGADVAAALSGAIGAMSGPLHGGAPARVLPMIEEVERTGDARALVKGILDRKEKLMGFGHRVYRAQDPRARVLRDTAARLAAPRYEVAAALEQAALAELRERRPDRAIETNVEFWAAVILDFAGVPAHMMPAMFTCGRTAGWCAHIMEQKKLGKLVRPAAIYTGPEPRSPRDVAGWSEVYRTPSAQ; from the coding sequence ATGACCACCAATTCCGCGGTATCCGCAGTACCGGACGATTTCGTCAGCGGCCTGGAGGGGGTGGTCGCGTTCACCACCGAGATCGCCGAACCGGACAAGGACGGCGGTGCGTTGCGCTACCGCGGGGTGGACATCGAGGACCTGGTCCGCAACCGCGTCACCTTCGGTGACGTCTGGGCCCTGCTGGTCGACGGCGAATTCGGCCACGGACTCCCCCCGGCCGAACCCTTCCCGCTCCCGGTGCACACCGGCGATGTCCGGGTCGATGTACAGGCCGGCCTGGCCATGCTCGCCCCCATCTGGGGTTATCAACCGCTCCTGGACATCGACAACCCCACCGCCCGGGAGAACCTGGCCCGCGCTTCGGTGATGGCCCTGTCCTACGTCGCGCAATCCGCGCGCGGTATCTATCAGCCGGCCGTACCGCAGCGCCGCATCGACGAATGCACCACGGTCACCGAGCGGTTCATGACGCGCTGGAAGGGCGACCCCGACCCGCGGCACACCGAAGCCATCGACGCCTACTGGGTGTCGGCCGCCGAACACGGCATGAACGCCTCCACCTTCACCTCCCGGGTCATCGCCTCGACCGGCGCCGACGTGGCCGCCGCGCTCTCCGGCGCGATCGGCGCCATGTCCGGGCCGCTGCACGGTGGAGCGCCCGCCCGCGTCCTGCCCATGATCGAAGAGGTGGAGCGCACCGGCGACGCGCGCGCCTTGGTCAAGGGGATCCTGGACCGCAAGGAAAAGCTCATGGGCTTCGGCCACCGGGTCTACCGGGCGCAGGACCCGCGAGCCCGGGTACTGCGCGATACAGCCGCCCGCCTGGCCGCCCCGCGTTACGAAGTGGCGGCGGCCCTCGAACAAGCGGCCCTGGCCGAACTACGCGAACGCCGCCCCGATCGCGCCATCGAAACCAACGTCGAATTCTGGGCCGCCGTGATCCTGGACTTCGCCGGAGTACCGGCGCATATGATGCCGGCGATGTTCACCTGCGGCCGCACGGCCGGCTGGTGCGCGCACATCATGGAGCAGAAGAAACTGGGCAAACTGGTACGCCCGGCGGCCATCTACACGGGCCCGGAACCGAGGAGTCCCCGAGACGTGGCGGGCTGGAGCGAGGTCTACCGGACGCCGTCGGCCCAGTAG